TGGTAAACTGTAACTTCCCAGTTACTTACCTTTCCTaagataattgttttaaatttagtcTGTTCTCAACTAACACATTAAAGTTCCATAAGAAATTGTCTTTTGTTACAAATTTGagaaagttatattatttcaaatacctagtattaatgatatttaattgtgtattgACATTACATTCATACAATCATATCACAAAGAgtagttttaaattagtttattatttttaattattaaagtaaatactatttataattctaacaagaatcataatatattagtctttaagaaaaataaataatgtattcactatttatatattatcagggtacaacaacaattatttgtaaGCGTACTTTTTAGATATAGACAcacttatataaaacaaaacaaatgtttcttctatttaaataaattttgtatttttataaactatatctCTTTTCTATACAGCATACAAAATAAAGAGACAaagcctaaaaatataaattatataataatttcctaAACAATAATTTGCCTTAATGTAAGGCCAGTCTACAGTACACAACATgtatgtttacaaattaaattaaattacatcacattattataaatggcAAAAGAGATCAATAATTATTGCTCATAAAATTGTTAAGCAACTACTTATAATCAgtacaaatattaacaatagtaCGTCAATTTATTTGATTGCTTATATAACAagctatgtaatattattcatttttccatCCATTTTTGGTCTAATTAATATGTcacaaatatgaattattaatgtttgcatgtcaaatttagttaatttagacacactaaaataatatcacaagCTGTTATATAAGTGCTCTTTcttgttgttttatataatcacagatattttttgttactttaagaatatccaaaatattgttaacataattaagaaaaatcaatatttgaatatttcattagaaatacattacattttttttttaaaaagtaacaaaaataataattaataatagtaattataaaacagttgtatgacaaaacaaaaatgttagaTTAAGATACgcaagttaatttaaaaaaaaaaataaaaaaaaaattgtgaagtTTTGGATGTGATAGcatgaaattaaatttgacatttttatgagaaaaatgtaatgtttggactggtattattaaatgataataaaataattaaatcaaaaattgtggACGTAGCAcaattttatggttttatacaCGGTATTAAACTGGAAACTGATTAGATACTTTATAAAAACTCGAATCTAGATCAATGTCTTTCATGTCAGAGTCTGATGTTGAACTTTCGGCCTCTAAGAAATCATGTTTCTGTAAAGAACAAAaaccacaatattttaattagttaaacgATGAAAGTATATAACAATCTCTTACTTCTGCTGAAGAACTTAATGAGAAAGAATTCCCATTTGGCTCTTGACAATATTGTGTCATTCTGTATCGACGTACTCGTAAACCCGGTCCAATTGGACGCCGACCAgcactgaaaataaataaattaatacatttatataagtcaaattaaaaaaagagtattttaCCTTTTTCTTCTAAGACTGAAGTTACTAGAAATAGGTTCAGTATCCTGATAATAATCTGATAAATCAGTCATGTTGGAAGGTctgttattgttaattatttcatttacttGTCTGCCCAGTCTATCTAAATGTTCATCGTCACTCAGTCTCACACCACTGCTACAAGAACTATCCTCACCCTTTAAacatgcaataaaatatataattagtaaaatcttatacaatgatatattttaatattttgatatttacttGTGAATGAGCAGAATCAGACATGTTACCATTGAGCATGTCTTGTTGAAGTCCTGAATCAATAGTTTCGGTCTGGGTTTCACTGTTGACTTTATTGCTATTTATTTGGTGATTGTTCTTCCAGTTAGTTTCTTTTGATGTATCGtactgtaattaaatatttatttaagcatatactaaattgtatttatttgatgattgaacctttttattttttacaattgagCATATGATTTGAGCTTTTCTAGGTCTTGTTTTCCGTAgatttggttttggtgtaacaGCAATTGATTCTGGTTTATTTGAATTGCTACTGACTTGAGCATAAAGTGTAGCTTTGGTTAACtgctatcaaaaaaatataaaataaaataaaacttcttCTAATTcagaaaacattaaaatataatattatcaattgataataaatacgtACAGAGTCAAATTGTTGACAAAGTCTTTCTGGTGATGATGGTGATGTAGTGGTTGAATCAGATTTATTCAGTTTGTTCAATTTATCTTGAGCTTTTAATAAAGGTCTTATAAGTCGTTTTTTGTACACTTTAGACATTTGTTTTTCTCTTctaacacaataatttaaatattattcacagtAGGTAtaaggaaattattatttaaaaattaaaattactaaccTAATTAAATCGTTTTCTCGTTGTTCTAATTGTAATAACACAGCACTTAGTTCCATGTAAAGATTATTGGCACGTTCCAATTTTCTCTCATAATGCTCCCTAATGTCTTGTGCGTGTTTTAactcattttttctttttttaataagatcTTCTTCAAATTTGGGAATATGACTTCCATTAGTCTGCATTTGTAGCATGTGTATTTGTATTTCTTTCTTCCATTGAgcctaacattttattttattttcattatttataatttataattatttatacatagttaattatttaaatattattttcatcgatattattagtttatatttatacctgtGTTTTAAAGTATTCATCTGGTGTACTGGCTAGCACTTGGGAACTGGCAATGTCTAGATGCATCATTATGTGTTTAAAAGATGGCCTATTACGTGGTTTAGCTGCCCAACATTGTTTAATTAACAGTCTAAAACCATCTGGACACGATGAAGGTATTGGTAAATGTAAAGAATTACTCCCTACACCCCATATAATAGCTGATGAGTCTACATCTTTGTATGGTGTTTCACAAGTCATAAGTTCCCATAAAACCACACCAAATGACCTAAAACAGaatacatgtaaaaaaaattgaataatttattaaaaaataatcatctaacggtattttaaaatttattatttaccaaatatCCACTTTTTCTGAACAGGGTTCATTTCTAATGATTTCAGGAGCCATCCAAGCTACAGTTCCAGCAAAACTCATTTTAGTGCTTATCTCATTCCATTCTCGGCTTGTTCCAAAATCACTGATTTTCACCATTTCTTGACGACCAATCAAGACGCTTTTGAtacaataaataagttaaaatatgagcaaattaaaatacaatttctataCTCCGGCCACTGTAAGAGCGCTACTACTTCGCGCATCCAACTGACCGAGCTCCGCGGTTCCGCACCCAAATTTCTCCCACTCTATCACCTAGTTGCCGCCGTAAATACCCCCACTCAGTTCCTGGTCGGCGGTGGCGTAGGTGAGTGGAAGCAGCGACGGTGTCGGCGGCTCGCATTGACGGCGGCCAGTGTTTTAAAGAGTTAAGTGGAGGGAATGCGCGAGAACGGACGAATTTTGGTCGCCGCCTGGAAGCGCTCTTAGAGTGGCCGGAGTATACAATCTACATACTTGGGACTTTTAAGATCTCtatgaattattttgttcacaTGTAGATAATACATGCCAGATGCAATTTGTTTGGCCCAGGATACTAATCGCATGGGTGGTATTTCTTCACCATCTCTAAGCAAATTATAAAGTGGTCCATATGGACAATATTCCATCACTATGCAGTAACAAGGAGCTTGAGTGCATACACCCCTAAAATAGAAACaaacttattagtaattatctgatacaaattaaattgtataatttattattaatatctaaataagataataataataattattatttctatgctCACTTGAATTGTACTATGTTGGGATGATTCAGTTTTCTCAAATGTCTGATGTCAGTTTCTTTTTGCTCGCGCACCTTTTTCACTgctacaatttcattttttaattttccactgAATACAGCACCTTGGGCTCCTGAACCTAACCATTGTAAATCACTAATTGATTCAAATGGAATATCCCAGTTATCTATAAAACACACACCATTATGGttaggtttttttatttctctaattttaagaatattacaaatcatcatatattttttacctaataatagtatgtaattgtgtgaaacaatatactatttaagcTTCTATAAaactcaattaaatatataacaaattaatacagttttaagagttatgttcaattataaataacacaatttatattcattttactccgttatttttaattataaggtgaattaatctattatcaaatgtaagtaagaatattatccagGGCCCTGAATTGGcctttttttggtattttaattttgaagcaagttatgagcatttcacgataataaattttttgtaaatattgaaatGCTCAAACAGCATACTCTTAGGCTAGTCAATTTTTATGACTTAAATACTTTTGTAATTACCTTGATAAGACTTAAGATCATGACTGTTCCCTTTTCCCATGATTCCCCCCAACATTGGTTTTAAGCATCCTAACCATCCATCAAACCAGCCACTGGATTTTAAGACATCAGATTCCAATTTATTGTTCTCAACAGCATTATCTTTGACTGGTTCCTTGTCTTTTAGGTTTCCGAGTTCTTCTTGAATGCACAAcatactgtaaaaatatatatatttttcaatcaaataattaatgaacaataTGTTTAAGGTATCTTactatcagtataataataattctttatataaaatatcaattatttgcTATTTGATCAatgtaaactaaatttttaaacattttatttaaccatacatttctataataataattattgattgttcataaaattattattttaaatgtaaataataattaggataTTAGGTAATCATAAAGCAATACGCATTATTACTTATCAATcaactattatatttgttattattattatcaccatcATCATAATCGTCATCGTCATTATGTAGATATCatagctataaaataaatattaataatatccataaaGTATTCTCAAtgtccaataataatatggtagataACATCACTGTAgtctaaataggtaataatataaattataattcatattccataatattaatcataaaatatacctaatagtaggtatagcatattatatttcgtgatttttaatttttaaacgagataatattaatttaggccAACAAATGAATGAGTTATTCAAATTtatgaaaacactaaaaattgGTTCTTGACAATAAAGAAAAGAACAAGACgtttcaatacattattataataggatcataaaaataaaaatagttataatatataatttaaataaatgttcgatgatatcaacataatatattattattattattattaaaaatgatttgacagtcaaattaaactaattaaatcaattatccTCCGTTATGACTTATGATCACTAGCAATTAGAATTAGAAATCGTTACATCACATTATTCATGCACGAGAAATGATCAGTTGTATTTTTcaagtatatgtataaataatattttttttggtcatAAAGTATAggcaacacacacacacacaaacactgCAAACACAACTGCAAATAAGAGGAGGGTAAGCGGCCTCAATAGtcgataaaaatgaaaaagaccATCTACATtcacgtaaaaaataaaaaattgaaaataatcatcCCACCCTTTCAAAAGgcttttacaatatacaaatcaCGATTCACGAGTGATAACTTTCCGACAGTCGTGTCGATTGacgtaataactataaaataacaattatttttatcgtctGTCGCAACCGTGGTCCATAAGCCTTGGCTATaggttatagatattataatatgcaataaattgcTACGATCGCAAATAATCTTgatataagtatacaactttTACTGGCAACAGGTTGTACGAATTCCCGGAACTAGTGGGGCTACTCACTTTTTGTCACTGAGTTTCAAACTCGGCATGGTCTTGACGAACATGTCGCTCAAACTGTACCTCATCGTCGGTTCTGGTCCATGCGCGTGTCGAATATTTACCCGTCGAGCGGTCTGTGCGATCACCGATTACCGAACGGAAACGCAAAGCCAGACGAACAAATGCGGTTCGGCATACGATATTTCCGTACAACTAATAATGTCACCTGCGAACGTCCAACTGTGCGGGAACGGCGAAAAAAACGTTGAACCGGATGCACGGGGAATACCTACGGGTCTCCTCTAAaacattaatagttattttgcAGTCACTCGATATCCGAAATGGATTTATCGTCGAGTCTGTAACAGGACGTTAAGTGCGAAGAATCGGAAACATTTTATCTGAATCGGGACACGACGAAAGGTGTCGCGTTTGCACCGCGCGGAAAATGAAAATCCGAAATACGAGAGAAAATAAGCCGCGGAACGACGGCACGCACGTGTTAACTGTGTATGAGAACTCGGGACGGTAATGATATATGTTGTAAGTTGTGACTGCCGactggcaataataataacaataataattaaggaCGATGACGTGACCGTAACCGCGGTGAGTGGGGAACAGTGATACTGAAAAGCGCGCGCACCAGACTATAACAGTCGAACGACCTTAAGAATTTTagctgataaatgataataatataaatattataaatgccgTGGCTCCCCATCCGATTatagtgatttatttattaggtcGCGAGTTTTTAGACTTCATCCGGGATTCTGTGAAAAGCCAACAAGTCTGATATCCGGACAGCTTGGCTTGGTAGTAaactaataaatacctaaacgATCATTGTAAAAGAGGTCCAATGGCTAACGGGCATTGGGCAATGATCTCGAGTCCTCGAATATGGTTCGAGATATTACCTCTTTATCGTTTACACcgtacattaggtaggtacactatttATGTACATGCCGCATGTCCTATGACCTATGGACttttattggttattacttattaccgaCTACAGGTACCCACGATCAAACACATTTTGTCGGCGGGCGGCTAAtcgataacaataaatattaataggtaacgTTCGGTTAATATACAAAACGCAAAAAGT
This portion of the Acyrthosiphon pisum isolate AL4f chromosome A1, pea_aphid_22Mar2018_4r6ur, whole genome shotgun sequence genome encodes:
- the LOC100166541 gene encoding mitogen-activated protein kinase kinase kinase 13-A isoform X6 — protein: MLCIQEELGNLKDKEPVKDNAVENNKLESDVLKSSGWFDGWLGCLKPMLGGIMGKGNSHDLKSYQDNWDIPFESISDLQWLGSGAQGAVFSGKLKNEIVAVKKVREQKETDIRHLRKLNHPNIVQFKGVCTQAPCYCIVMEYCPYGPLYNLLRDGEEIPPMRLVSWAKQIASGMYYLHVNKIIHRDLKSPNVLIGRQEMVKISDFGTSREWNEISTKMSFAGTVAWMAPEIIRNEPCSEKVDIWSFGVVLWELMTCETPYKDVDSSAIIWGVGSNSLHLPIPSSCPDGFRLLIKQCWAAKPRNRPSFKHIMMHLDIASSQVLASTPDEYFKTQAQWKKEIQIHMLQMQTNGSHIPKFEEDLIKKRKNELKHAQDIREHYERKLERANNLYMELSAVLLQLEQRENDLIRREKQMSKVYKKRLIRPLLKAQDKLNKLNKSDSTTTSPSSPERLCQQFDSQLTKATLYAQVSSNSNKPESIAVTPKPNLRKTRPRKAQIICSIVKNKKYDTSKETNWKNNHQINSNKVNSETQTETIDSGLQQDMLNGNMSDSAHSQGEDSSCSSGVRLSDDEHLDRLGRQVNEIINNNRPSNMTDLSDYYQDTEPISSNFSLRRKSAGRRPIGPGLRVRRYRMTQYCQEPNGNSFSLSSSAEKHDFLEAESSTSDSDMKDIDLDSSFYKVSNQFPV
- the LOC100166541 gene encoding mitogen-activated protein kinase kinase kinase 13 isoform X2; this translates as MLIKKLFLRRRSKQQQQQQDVSQDVNSSICTVSESSNNEYFTKSMLCIQEELGNLKDKEPVKDNAVENNKLESDVLKSSGWFDGWLGCLKPMLGGIMGKGNSHDLKSYQDNWDIPFESISDLQWLGSGAQGAVFSGKLKNEIVAVKKVREQKETDIRHLRKLNHPNIVQFKGVCTQAPCYCIVMEYCPYGPLYNLLRDGEEIPPMRLVSWAKQIASGMYYLHVNKIIHRDLKSPNVLIGRQEMVKISDFGTSREWNEISTKMSFAGTVAWMAPEIIRNEPCSEKVDIWSFGVVLWELMTCETPYKDVDSSAIIWGVGSNSLHLPIPSSCPDGFRLLIKQCWAAKPRNRPSFKHIMMHLDIASSQVLASTPDEYFKTQAQWKKEIQIHMLQMQTNGSHIPKFEEDLIKKRKNELKHAQDIREHYERKLERANNLYMELSAVLLQLEQRENDLIREKQMSKVYKKRLIRPLLKAQDKLNKLNKSDSTTTSPSSPERLCQQFDSQLTKATLYAQVSSNSNKPESIAVTPKPNLRKTRPRKAQIICSIVKNKKYDTSKETNWKNNHQINSNKVNSETQTETIDSGLQQDMLNGNMSDSAHSQGEDSSCSSGVRLSDDEHLDRLGRQVNEIINNNRPSNMTDLSDYYQDTEPISSNFSLRRKSAGRRPIGPGLRVRRYRMTQYCQEPNGNSFSLSSSAEKHDFLEAESSTSDSDMKDIDLDSSFYKVSNQFPV
- the LOC100166541 gene encoding mitogen-activated protein kinase kinase kinase 13 isoform X1 encodes the protein MLIKKLFLRRRSKQQQQQQDVSQDVNSSICTVSESSNNEYFTKSMLCIQEELGNLKDKEPVKDNAVENNKLESDVLKSSGWFDGWLGCLKPMLGGIMGKGNSHDLKSYQDNWDIPFESISDLQWLGSGAQGAVFSGKLKNEIVAVKKVREQKETDIRHLRKLNHPNIVQFKGVCTQAPCYCIVMEYCPYGPLYNLLRDGEEIPPMRLVSWAKQIASGMYYLHVNKIIHRDLKSPNVLIGRQEMVKISDFGTSREWNEISTKMSFAGTVAWMAPEIIRNEPCSEKVDIWSFGVVLWELMTCETPYKDVDSSAIIWGVGSNSLHLPIPSSCPDGFRLLIKQCWAAKPRNRPSFKHIMMHLDIASSQVLASTPDEYFKTQAQWKKEIQIHMLQMQTNGSHIPKFEEDLIKKRKNELKHAQDIREHYERKLERANNLYMELSAVLLQLEQRENDLIRREKQMSKVYKKRLIRPLLKAQDKLNKLNKSDSTTTSPSSPERLCQQFDSQLTKATLYAQVSSNSNKPESIAVTPKPNLRKTRPRKAQIICSIVKNKKYDTSKETNWKNNHQINSNKVNSETQTETIDSGLQQDMLNGNMSDSAHSQGEDSSCSSGVRLSDDEHLDRLGRQVNEIINNNRPSNMTDLSDYYQDTEPISSNFSLRRKSAGRRPIGPGLRVRRYRMTQYCQEPNGNSFSLSSSAEKHDFLEAESSTSDSDMKDIDLDSSFYKVSNQFPV
- the LOC100166541 gene encoding mitogen-activated protein kinase kinase kinase 13 isoform X5, with the protein product MRYSLSDMFVKTMPSLKLSDKNMLCIQEELGNLKDKEPVKDNAVENNKLESDVLKSSGWFDGWLGCLKPMLGGIMGKGNSHDLKSYQDNWDIPFESISDLQWLGSGAQGAVFSGKLKNEIVAVKKVREQKETDIRHLRKLNHPNIVQFKGVCTQAPCYCIVMEYCPYGPLYNLLRDGEEIPPMRLVSWAKQIASGMYYLHVNKIIHRDLKSPNVLIGRQEMVKISDFGTSREWNEISTKMSFAGTVAWMAPEIIRNEPCSEKVDIWSFGVVLWELMTCETPYKDVDSSAIIWGVGSNSLHLPIPSSCPDGFRLLIKQCWAAKPRNRPSFKHIMMHLDIASSQVLASTPDEYFKTQAQWKKEIQIHMLQMQTNGSHIPKFEEDLIKKRKNELKHAQDIREHYERKLERANNLYMELSAVLLQLEQRENDLIRREKQMSKVYKKRLIRPLLKAQDKLNKLNKSDSTTTSPSSPERLCQQFDSQLTKATLYAQVSSNSNKPESIAVTPKPNLRKTRPRKAQIICSIVKNKKYDTSKETNWKNNHQINSNKVNSETQTETIDSGLQQDMLNGNMSDSAHSQGEDSSCSSGVRLSDDEHLDRLGRQVNEIINNNRPSNMTDLSDYYQDTEPISSNFSLRRKSAGRRPIGPGLRVRRYRMTQYCQEPNGNSFSLSSSAEKHDFLEAESSTSDSDMKDIDLDSSFYKVSNQFPV
- the LOC100166541 gene encoding mitogen-activated protein kinase kinase kinase 13-A isoform X4, which gives rise to MDTVRAGSAPNLTAYIEMDRFGGISKAGEKLTQSMLCIQEELGNLKDKEPVKDNAVENNKLESDVLKSSGWFDGWLGCLKPMLGGIMGKGNSHDLKSYQDNWDIPFESISDLQWLGSGAQGAVFSGKLKNEIVAVKKVREQKETDIRHLRKLNHPNIVQFKGVCTQAPCYCIVMEYCPYGPLYNLLRDGEEIPPMRLVSWAKQIASGMYYLHVNKIIHRDLKSPNVLIGRQEMVKISDFGTSREWNEISTKMSFAGTVAWMAPEIIRNEPCSEKVDIWSFGVVLWELMTCETPYKDVDSSAIIWGVGSNSLHLPIPSSCPDGFRLLIKQCWAAKPRNRPSFKHIMMHLDIASSQVLASTPDEYFKTQAQWKKEIQIHMLQMQTNGSHIPKFEEDLIKKRKNELKHAQDIREHYERKLERANNLYMELSAVLLQLEQRENDLIRREKQMSKVYKKRLIRPLLKAQDKLNKLNKSDSTTTSPSSPERLCQQFDSQLTKATLYAQVSSNSNKPESIAVTPKPNLRKTRPRKAQIICSIVKNKKYDTSKETNWKNNHQINSNKVNSETQTETIDSGLQQDMLNGNMSDSAHSQGEDSSCSSGVRLSDDEHLDRLGRQVNEIINNNRPSNMTDLSDYYQDTEPISSNFSLRRKSAGRRPIGPGLRVRRYRMTQYCQEPNGNSFSLSSSAEKHDFLEAESSTSDSDMKDIDLDSSFYKVSNQFPV
- the LOC100166541 gene encoding mitogen-activated protein kinase kinase kinase 13 isoform X3, yielding MLIKKLFLRRRSKQQQQQQDVSQDVNSSICTVSESSNNEYFTKSMLCIQEELGNLKDKEPVKDNAVENNKLESDVLKSSGWFDGWLGCLKPMLGGIMGKGNSHDLKSYQDNWDIPFESISDLQWLGSGAQGAVFSGKLKNEIVAVKKVREQKETDIRHLRKLNHPNIVQFKGVCTQAPCYCIVMEYCPYGPLYNLLRDGEEIPPMRLVSWAKQIASGMYYLHVNKIIHRDLKSPNVLIGRQEMVKISDFGTSREWNEISTKMSFAGTVAWMAPEIIRNEPCSEKVDIWSFGVVLWELMTCETPYKDVDSSAIIWGVGSNSLHLPIPSSCPDGFRLLIKQCWAAKPRNRPSFKHIMMHLDIASSQVLASTPDEYFKTQAQWKKEIQIHMLQMQTNGSHIPKFEEDLIKKRKNELKHAQDIREHYERKLERANNLYMELSAVLLQLEQRENDLIRREKQMSKVYKKRLIRPLLKAQDKLNKLNKSDSTTTSPSSPERLCQQFDSLTKATLYAQVSSNSNKPESIAVTPKPNLRKTRPRKAQIICSIVKNKKYDTSKETNWKNNHQINSNKVNSETQTETIDSGLQQDMLNGNMSDSAHSQGEDSSCSSGVRLSDDEHLDRLGRQVNEIINNNRPSNMTDLSDYYQDTEPISSNFSLRRKSAGRRPIGPGLRVRRYRMTQYCQEPNGNSFSLSSSAEKHDFLEAESSTSDSDMKDIDLDSSFYKVSNQFPV